A genomic window from Deltaproteobacteria bacterium includes:
- a CDS encoding AlpA family phage regulatory protein translates to MRADDVVTLTGLAKSTMYRLMSGSQFPAAVKIGPRAVAWKVEEVQAWISELSRATYTPRP, encoded by the coding sequence ATGCGAGCCGATGACGTAGTCACTCTTACCGGTTTGGCGAAATCCACAATGTATCGGTTGATGAGTGGCAGTCAGTTCCCGGCGGCGGTCAAAATCGGTCCCCGTGCGGTCGCCTGGAAAGTTGAGGAAGTTCAAGCATGGATCAGCGAACTCAGCCGGGCTACCTATACGCCGCGGCCATAG
- a CDS encoding endonuclease, with protein sequence MARRRIGCAAFALAVPVVTVAVVPVLTVRIVTAVLVVLVLIVAVFGGIGGFIAAAAGRRRAARARVLWRVAIALVPGLRQEAIVEPRDAVKGDMARSILYMVDSYRLPLPANLQGDMLQRWHEQDPPDDTERWRNFVIEGLQGNANPYIP encoded by the coding sequence GTGGCTCGGCGGCGCATCGGATGCGCCGCCTTCGCCCTGGCGGTTCCCGTCGTGACCGTCGCCGTCGTCCCCGTCCTGACTGTCCGCATCGTCACCGCCGTCCTCGTCGTCCTTGTCCTGATCGTCGCCGTCTTTGGCGGGATCGGCGGATTCATCGCTGCCGCCGCCGGGAGGCGGCGGGCCGCCCGCGCCCGCGTCTTGTGGCGCGTCGCCATCGCTCTCGTCCCTGGCCTCCGGCAGGAGGCGATCGTTGAGCCGAGAGACGCCGTGAAAGGCGATATGGCGCGCTCCATCCTGTACATGGTCGACAGCTACCGGTTGCCGCTACCCGCCAACCTACAGGGCGACATGTTGCAGCGATGGCACGAACAGGATCCGCCCGACGACACGGAACGCTGGCGAAATTTTGTGATTGAGGGGCTGCAAGGAAATGCGAACCCCTACATCCCTTGA
- a CDS encoding VWA-like domain-containing protein: MTDAASRDYSWSVPNRRFIDSGLYLPSIRSEGIDTIAVIIDTSGSVPAQTLADFWAELREVADEVRPGRVIVLQVDTALQDAAEYSSDELPDEIALKGRGGTDFRPGFEWLHEPRIPPGVCLYFTDMGCSSYPDSPPPFDVVWVNYGPPPSDWNREPWGERIDITA, encoded by the coding sequence ATGACCGACGCCGCAAGCCGCGACTATAGCTGGAGCGTTCCCAACAGGCGCTTCATCGACTCAGGCCTCTACCTGCCCTCGATCCGCTCCGAAGGCATCGACACGATCGCGGTCATCATCGACACCTCGGGCTCTGTCCCGGCCCAGACCCTCGCCGATTTCTGGGCGGAACTGCGCGAGGTCGCGGACGAGGTCCGTCCCGGGAGGGTCATCGTGCTCCAGGTCGACACCGCATTGCAGGACGCCGCAGAGTACTCGTCCGACGAACTCCCCGACGAGATCGCCCTCAAGGGCCGGGGCGGCACCGACTTCCGCCCGGGCTTCGAGTGGCTCCACGAGCCGCGGATACCGCCGGGAGTGTGCCTCTACTTCACGGACATGGGATGCTCCAGCTACCCGGACAGCCCCCCTCCCTTCGACGTCGTCTGGGTCAACTACGGGCCTCCCCCGTCGGATTGGAACCGCGAGCCCTGGGGCGAACGCATCGACATCACCGCCTGA